One Pseudomonas ekonensis DNA window includes the following coding sequences:
- a CDS encoding glutamine synthetase family protein — MSVPPRAVQLNEANAFLKEHPEVLYVDLLIADMNGVVRGKRIERTSLHKVYEKGINLPASLFALDINGSTVESTGLGLDIGDADRICYPIPDTLCNEPWQKRPTAQLLMTMHELEGDPFFADPREVLRQVVAKFDELGLTICAAFELEFYLIDQENVNGRPQPPRSPISGKRPHSTQVYLIDDLDEYVDCLQDILEGAKEQGIPADAIVKESAPAQFEVNLHHVADPIKACDYAVLLKRLIKNIAYDHEMDTTFMAKPYPGQAGNGLHVHISVLDKDGKNIFASEDPEQNAALRHAIGGVLETLPAQMAFLCPNVNSYRRFGAQFYVPNSPSWGLDNRTVALRVPTGSADAVRLEHRVAGADANPYLLMASVLAGVHHGLTNKIEPPAPTEGNSYEQNEQSLPNNLRDALRELDDSEVMAKYIDPKYIDIFVACKESELEEFEHSISDLEYNWYLHTV; from the coding sequence ATGTCGGTACCCCCGCGTGCCGTTCAGCTCAACGAAGCGAACGCGTTCCTTAAGGAACATCCTGAGGTTCTGTACGTCGACCTTCTGATTGCGGATATGAATGGTGTGGTGCGCGGCAAGCGCATCGAACGCACCAGCCTCCACAAGGTTTACGAGAAAGGCATCAACCTGCCGGCCTCCCTGTTTGCCCTGGACATCAACGGCTCGACGGTGGAAAGCACCGGCCTGGGCCTGGACATCGGCGATGCCGACCGCATCTGCTATCCGATCCCCGATACCCTGTGCAACGAGCCCTGGCAGAAGCGCCCGACCGCGCAGTTGCTGATGACCATGCACGAACTCGAAGGCGACCCGTTCTTCGCCGACCCGCGCGAAGTGCTCCGTCAAGTTGTCGCAAAGTTTGACGAACTGGGCCTGACCATCTGCGCCGCGTTTGAGCTTGAGTTCTACCTGATCGACCAGGAGAACGTGAACGGCCGTCCGCAGCCGCCGCGCTCGCCGATCTCCGGCAAACGCCCGCACTCGACCCAGGTCTACCTGATCGACGACCTCGACGAATACGTCGACTGCCTCCAGGACATCCTCGAAGGCGCGAAGGAGCAAGGCATCCCGGCCGACGCCATCGTCAAGGAAAGCGCCCCGGCGCAGTTCGAGGTCAACCTGCACCACGTCGCCGACCCGATCAAGGCATGCGACTACGCGGTGCTGCTCAAGCGCCTGATCAAGAACATCGCCTACGACCATGAAATGGACACCACCTTCATGGCCAAGCCGTACCCGGGCCAGGCGGGCAACGGCCTGCATGTGCACATTTCGGTACTCGACAAGGATGGCAAAAACATTTTTGCCAGCGAGGATCCCGAGCAGAACGCCGCGCTGCGTCACGCGATCGGCGGTGTGCTCGAGACCCTGCCCGCGCAGATGGCTTTCCTCTGCCCGAACGTCAACTCGTACCGCCGCTTCGGCGCGCAGTTCTACGTGCCGAACTCGCCGAGCTGGGGCCTGGACAACCGCACCGTGGCCCTGCGCGTGCCGACCGGTTCCGCCGATGCGGTGCGCCTTGAGCACCGCGTGGCCGGCGCCGACGCCAACCCGTACCTGCTGATGGCTTCGGTGCTGGCGGGCGTGCACCACGGCCTGACCAACAAGATCGAGCCGCCGGCCCCGACCGAAGGCAACAGCTACGAGCAGAACGAACAGAGCCTGCCGAACAACCTGCGCGACGCGTTGCGCGAACTGGACGACAGCGAAGTGATGGCCAAGTACATCGATCCGAAGTACATCGACATCTTCGTCGCGTGCAAGGAAAGCGAGCTGGAGGAGTTCGAGCACTCCATCTCCGACCTTGAGTACAACTGGTACCTGCATACCGTCTAA
- a CDS encoding glutamine amidotransferase, whose translation MSRLPIIGVTDGFQQSGLHAHHISGDTSARSAAGKARSLWKGLLSPAEKAPASGIQDARDGIPFSGSPFNIDRFHSSGLCGVRRGAHDSAHPRSAQEMQRQRKGQVSSSFIVDARCPA comes from the coding sequence ATGTCTCGCCTGCCGATCATCGGCGTCACCGACGGCTTCCAGCAGTCTGGCCTGCATGCTCATCACATCAGTGGCGACACGTCCGCGCGCAGCGCGGCCGGCAAGGCCCGCAGCCTGTGGAAGGGACTCCTGTCCCCGGCGGAAAAAGCTCCGGCGTCCGGTATTCAGGACGCACGCGACGGCATCCCCTTTAGCGGTTCTCCTTTCAATATAGATCGCTTTCATTCCTCCGGCCTGTGCGGCGTCCGGCGCGGTGCACACGATTCTGCACACCCCAGGTCCGCACAGGAAATGCAACGCCAGCGTAAAGGGCAGGTAAGCTCCTCCTTCATTGTCGATGCGCGGTGCCCGGCGTAA
- the ssuB gene encoding aliphatic sulfonates ABC transporter ATP-binding protein, with translation MTAQQPPRLLRGIPLALRNLQKTFGARQVLRDIDLHIPAGQFVAVVGRSGCGKSTLLRLLAGLDRPTGGDLLAGAAPLSEAREDTRLMFQEARLLPWKRIIDNVGLGLKGDWRAQALQALDAVGLADRADEWPAALSGGQKQRVALARALIHQPRLLLLDEPLGALDALTRIEMQQLIERLWQQHGFTVLLVTHDVSEAVAVADRVILIEDGEVGLDLAVELPRPRVRGSHRLAALETEVLNRVLSLPGEPPAPEPVSPLPTQLRWAQ, from the coding sequence ATGACCGCTCAACAGCCTCCGCGCCTGCTGCGCGGGATCCCGCTGGCGCTGCGCAACCTGCAAAAGACCTTCGGTGCGCGGCAGGTGTTGCGCGACATCGACCTGCACATCCCGGCGGGGCAGTTCGTCGCGGTGGTCGGGCGCAGCGGTTGCGGCAAAAGCACCTTGCTGCGCCTGCTCGCCGGCCTCGACCGGCCCACCGGCGGCGACCTGCTGGCCGGCGCGGCGCCGCTGAGCGAGGCGCGGGAAGACACCCGCCTGATGTTCCAGGAAGCGCGGCTGCTGCCGTGGAAACGCATCATCGACAACGTCGGTCTGGGCCTCAAGGGCGACTGGCGGGCCCAGGCGCTGCAAGCGCTGGACGCGGTGGGCCTGGCGGACCGGGCCGACGAGTGGCCGGCGGCGCTGTCCGGCGGGCAGAAGCAGCGCGTGGCGTTGGCCCGGGCGCTGATCCACCAGCCGCGCCTGCTGCTGCTCGACGAACCGCTGGGCGCGTTGGATGCGCTGACCCGGATCGAGATGCAGCAACTGATCGAACGCCTCTGGCAACAGCACGGCTTCACCGTCTTGCTGGTGACGCACGACGTCAGCGAGGCGGTGGCGGTGGCCGACCGGGTGATCCTGATCGAGGACGGCGAAGTCGGCCTCGACCTGGCCGTGGAACTGCCGCGCCCGCGGGTGCGCGGCTCGCACCGGCTGGCGGCGCTGGAAACCGAAGTGCTCAACCGTGTGCTGTCCCTGCCCGGCGAACCGCCGGCGCCGGAACCTGTTTCACCCTTGCCCACGCAACTGCGCTGGGCGCAATGA
- the ssuC gene encoding aliphatic sulfonate ABC transporter permease SsuC, with protein MKKLIHSLAPWALPVLLLAVWQLSVSAGWLSTRILPAPVAVVEAGVNLVRSGEIWTHLAISGWRAALGFTIGGGIGLALGFITGLSKWGERLLDSSVQMIRNVPHLALIPLVILWFGIDESAKIFLVALGTLFPIYLNTYHGIRNVDPALVEMARSYGLSGFGLFWQVILPGALPSILVGVRFALGFMWLTLIVAETISASSGIGYLAMNAREFLQTDVVVLAILMYAVLGKLADLAARGLERVWLRWHPAYQAAKGGAA; from the coding sequence ATGAAGAAGCTTATCCACAGCCTTGCGCCCTGGGCGTTGCCGGTGCTGTTGCTGGCGGTGTGGCAGTTGTCGGTGTCGGCGGGTTGGCTGTCGACGCGGATCCTGCCGGCGCCGGTGGCGGTGGTCGAGGCCGGCGTCAACCTGGTGCGCAGCGGCGAGATCTGGACGCACCTGGCGATCAGCGGCTGGCGCGCCGCGCTGGGCTTCACCATCGGCGGCGGCATCGGCCTGGCGCTGGGCTTCATCACCGGCCTGTCGAAGTGGGGCGAGCGCCTGCTCGATAGCTCGGTGCAGATGATCCGCAACGTGCCGCACCTGGCGCTGATCCCGCTGGTGATCCTGTGGTTCGGGATCGACGAGTCGGCGAAGATTTTCCTGGTGGCGCTGGGCACGCTGTTCCCGATCTACCTCAACACCTATCACGGCATCCGCAACGTCGATCCGGCGCTGGTGGAGATGGCCCGCAGTTACGGCCTGTCCGGGTTCGGCCTGTTCTGGCAGGTGATCCTGCCGGGGGCGTTGCCGTCGATCCTGGTGGGAGTGCGTTTCGCGCTGGGCTTCATGTGGCTTACGCTGATCGTGGCCGAAACCATCTCCGCCAGCTCCGGCATCGGCTACCTGGCGATGAACGCCCGGGAGTTCCTGCAGACCGACGTGGTGGTGCTGGCGATCCTGATGTACGCGGTGCTCGGCAAACTGGCCGACCTCGCGGCCCGTGGCCTCGAGCGTGTGTGGCTGCGCTGGCATCCGGCCTATCAGGCGGCCAAAGGAGGTGCGGCATGA
- a CDS encoding TOBE domain-containing protein, with protein MTIKAINVRNQFKGTIKEIVLGDVLSEIDVQTASGIVTSVITTRSVKELELDVGSEVIAFVKSTEVSIAKL; from the coding sequence ATGACCATCAAAGCCATCAACGTACGCAACCAGTTCAAAGGCACCATCAAGGAAATCGTCCTGGGCGACGTGCTGTCGGAAATCGACGTGCAGACCGCCTCCGGCATCGTCACCTCAGTGATCACCACCCGCTCGGTCAAGGAGCTGGAACTGGACGTGGGCAGCGAAGTGATCGCCTTCGTGAAGTCCACCGAGGTGTCCATCGCCAAGTTGTGA
- the ssuD gene encoding FMNH2-dependent alkanesulfonate monooxygenase, which translates to MSLNIFWFLPTHGDGHYLGTAEGARAVDHGYLQQVAQAADRLGFGGVLIPTGRSCEDSWLVAASLIPVTQRLKFLVALRPGIISPTVAARQAATLDRLSGGRALFNLVTGGDPEELAGDGLFLDHEARYQASVEFTRIWRRVLEGETVDYDGEHISVKGAKLLYPPIQQPRPPLYFGGSSEAAQDLAAEQVEMVLTWGEPPAAVAEKIEQVRAKAAKLGRTVRFGIRLHVIVRETNAEAWQAADRLISHLDDDTIKRAQASLARFDSVGQQRMAALHGGSRDNLEVSPNLWAGVGLVRGGAGTALVGDGPTVAARVKEYADLGIDTFIFSGYPHLEESYRVAELLFPHLDIERPEAPKSAGYVSPFGEMVANDILPKAASQS; encoded by the coding sequence ATGAGCCTCAATATTTTCTGGTTCCTGCCTACCCACGGCGATGGCCATTACCTTGGCACCGCCGAAGGCGCCCGCGCCGTCGACCACGGCTACCTGCAGCAGGTCGCGCAAGCGGCGGACCGCCTGGGCTTCGGCGGCGTGCTGATCCCCACCGGCCGCTCCTGCGAGGACTCGTGGCTGGTGGCGGCGTCGCTGATTCCGGTGACCCAGCGCCTGAAGTTCCTGGTGGCCCTGCGCCCCGGGATCATTTCCCCGACGGTGGCGGCGCGTCAGGCGGCGACGCTGGACCGGCTGTCGGGCGGCCGCGCGCTGTTCAACCTGGTGACCGGCGGCGACCCGGAAGAACTGGCCGGCGACGGCCTGTTCCTCGATCACGAAGCGCGCTACCAGGCTTCGGTGGAATTCACCCGGATCTGGCGCCGGGTGCTGGAAGGCGAGACTGTGGATTACGACGGCGAGCACATCAGCGTGAAGGGCGCCAAGTTGCTCTATCCGCCGATCCAGCAGCCGCGTCCGCCGCTGTACTTCGGCGGCTCGTCGGAAGCGGCCCAGGACCTGGCCGCCGAGCAAGTGGAAATGGTGCTGACCTGGGGCGAGCCGCCGGCGGCGGTGGCGGAGAAGATCGAGCAGGTTCGCGCCAAGGCCGCCAAACTCGGGCGCACCGTGCGCTTCGGCATCCGCCTGCATGTGATCGTGCGCGAAACCAACGCCGAAGCCTGGCAGGCGGCGGACCGGCTGATCTCGCACCTGGACGACGACACCATCAAACGGGCCCAGGCATCGCTGGCGCGGTTCGACTCGGTGGGCCAGCAGCGCATGGCCGCGCTGCACGGCGGCAGCCGCGACAACCTGGAAGTCAGCCCGAACCTGTGGGCCGGCGTCGGCCTGGTGCGCGGCGGGGCCGGTACGGCGCTGGTCGGCGACGGCCCGACCGTGGCGGCCCGGGTGAAGGAATACGCGGACCTGGGCATCGACACCTTCATCTTCTCCGGTTATCCGCACCTCGAAGAGTCGTACCGGGTGGCCGAGCTGTTGTTCCCGCACCTGGACATCGAACGGCCGGAGGCGCCGAAAAGCGCCGGCTACGTCAGCCCGTTCGGCGAGATGGTGGCCAACGACATCCTTCCCAAAGCCGCGTCCCAGAGCTGA
- a CDS encoding TetR/AcrR family transcriptional regulator, whose product MTRPAPVRKPRARSQARIDSILDAARTLLAAEGVGSLSIYSVAERAQIPPSSVYHFFASVPALLEGLTADVHAAFRACLQLPIDHDALRDWRDLSRLVEQRMLEIYDQDAAARQLILAQHGLTEVTQADRQHDLELGDLMHKLFDRHFELPRLPDDVDVFALAMELGDRVYARSVQQHGQITPRMAEEGMRVFDAYIGLYLPPYLPKRVLQGLCEKS is encoded by the coding sequence ATGACGCGCCCCGCCCCCGTCCGCAAACCCCGTGCCCGCAGCCAGGCGCGGATCGATTCGATACTCGATGCCGCGCGCACCCTGCTGGCCGCCGAGGGCGTGGGCAGCCTGTCGATCTACAGCGTCGCCGAGCGCGCGCAGATCCCGCCCTCCTCGGTCTACCACTTCTTCGCCAGCGTCCCGGCGCTGCTGGAAGGGCTTACCGCGGATGTCCATGCCGCGTTCCGCGCCTGCCTGCAATTGCCCATCGACCACGACGCCCTGCGCGACTGGCGCGACCTGTCGCGGCTGGTCGAGCAGCGCATGCTGGAGATCTACGACCAGGACGCCGCCGCCCGCCAATTGATCCTGGCCCAGCACGGCCTCACCGAGGTCACCCAGGCCGACCGCCAGCACGACCTGGAGCTGGGCGACCTGATGCACAAGCTGTTCGACCGCCATTTCGAACTGCCCAGGCTGCCGGACGATGTGGACGTGTTCGCCCTGGCCATGGAACTGGGCGACCGCGTCTACGCCCGCTCGGTGCAGCAGCACGGGCAGATCACCCCGCGCATGGCCGAGGAAGGAATGCGGGTGTTCGATGCCTACATCGGGCTGTACTTGCCGCCGTACCTGCCCAAACGGGTTCTCCAGGGTCTGTGTGAAAAGTCTTGA
- a CDS encoding glutamine synthetase family protein — translation MSTNLDQLTDWLKDHKITEVECMISDLTGITRGKISPTNKFIAEKGMRLPESVLLQTVTGDYVEDDIYYELLDPADIDMVCRPDQSAVYLVPWAIEPTAQVIHDTYDKQGNPIELSPRNVLKKVLKLYADKGWQPIVAPEMEFYLTKRSDDPDYPLQPPVGRSGRPEIGRQSFSIEAANEFDPLFEDVYDWCELQELDLDTLIHEDGTAQMEINFRHGDALSLADQILVFKRTMREAALKHDVAATFMAKPMTGEPGSAMHLHQSIIDIETGKNIFSNDDGTMSQLFLHHIGGLQKLIPELLPLFAPNVNSFRRFLPDTSAPVNVEWGEENRTVGLRVPDAGPQNRRVENRLPGADANPYLAIAASLLCGYIGMVEGLNPSAPVVGRGYERRNLRLPLTIEDALERMEKSATIEKYLGKNFITGYVAVKRAEHENFKRVISSWEREYLLFAV, via the coding sequence ATGAGCACCAACCTCGACCAGCTCACCGATTGGTTGAAAGACCACAAGATCACAGAAGTCGAATGCATGATCAGCGACCTGACCGGCATCACCCGGGGCAAGATCTCGCCGACCAACAAATTCATCGCCGAAAAGGGCATGCGCCTGCCGGAGAGCGTGCTGCTGCAGACCGTGACCGGCGACTACGTCGAAGACGACATCTATTACGAACTGCTCGACCCGGCGGACATCGACATGGTCTGCCGTCCCGACCAGAGCGCGGTGTACCTGGTGCCGTGGGCCATCGAGCCGACCGCCCAGGTGATCCACGACACCTACGACAAACAGGGCAACCCCATCGAGCTGTCGCCGCGCAACGTCCTCAAGAAGGTCCTGAAGCTCTACGCCGACAAGGGCTGGCAGCCGATCGTGGCGCCGGAGATGGAGTTCTACCTGACCAAGCGCAGCGACGACCCCGACTACCCGCTGCAGCCGCCGGTCGGCCGTTCCGGGCGCCCTGAGATCGGCCGCCAGTCGTTCTCCATCGAGGCGGCGAACGAATTCGATCCGTTGTTCGAAGACGTCTACGACTGGTGCGAACTGCAGGAACTGGACCTGGACACGCTGATCCACGAGGACGGCACCGCGCAGATGGAAATCAACTTCCGTCACGGCGACGCGCTGTCCCTGGCCGACCAGATCCTGGTGTTCAAGCGCACCATGCGCGAAGCCGCGCTCAAGCACGACGTGGCCGCCACCTTCATGGCCAAGCCGATGACCGGCGAGCCCGGCAGCGCGATGCACCTGCACCAGAGCATCATCGACATCGAGACCGGCAAGAACATCTTCTCCAACGACGACGGCACCATGAGCCAGCTGTTCCTGCACCACATCGGCGGCCTGCAGAAGCTGATCCCCGAGCTGTTGCCGCTGTTCGCGCCGAACGTCAACTCGTTCCGCCGCTTCCTGCCGGACACCTCGGCGCCGGTGAACGTGGAATGGGGCGAAGAGAACCGCACCGTGGGCCTGCGCGTGCCGGACGCCGGCCCGCAGAACCGCCGTGTCGAGAACCGCCTGCCGGGCGCCGACGCCAACCCGTACCTGGCCATCGCCGCGAGCCTGTTGTGCGGCTACATCGGCATGGTCGAGGGCCTCAACCCGAGCGCGCCGGTGGTGGGCCGCGGCTACGAGCGCCGCAACCTGCGCCTGCCGCTGACCATCGAGGACGCCCTGGAGCGCATGGAGAAGAGCGCCACCATCGAGAAATACCTGGGCAAGAACTTCATCACCGGCTACGTCGCGGTCAAGCGGGCCGAGCATGAAAACTTCAAGCGCGTGATCAGTTCGTGGGAGCGCGAATACCTGCTGTTCGCCGTCTGA